The Oryza glaberrima chromosome 9, OglaRS2, whole genome shotgun sequence genome includes a window with the following:
- the LOC127784938 gene encoding uncharacterized protein LOC127784938 → MKASVKLREDGAAPLLRAKLPVALFSVPAVASLTAGDPANLRLSLATAAPALPSLRLSYAPNRATSPLSLAVVLGSGPGGSPSSSGAAASAITMAVEVNTAGAVSFSLALKPSLGDFAVRKRFDSAAAGGGGGSGSSASAASEVTMRSAIPVRGGAAAVSVRWGVRIPAEVTAGGEEGAAALALRRLPFLVLGKVTVERRPPPPPASTAEETTTTTVEKTRRENERLTRELDELRAAATEKTERKMTSAAAGRRSSGWRSPEMAGDRKTVDLGR, encoded by the coding sequence ATGAAGGCCTCGGTGAAGCTCCGGGAGGAcggggcggcgccgctgctgcgcgCGAAGCTCCCCGTGGCGCTCTTCTCCGtgcccgccgtcgcctccctcaccgccggcgaccCCGCCAACCTCCGCCtctccctcgccaccgccgcgccggcgctccCTTCCCTCCGCCTCTCCTACGCGCCCAACCGCGCCACCTCGCCGctctccctcgccgtcgtccttgGCTCCGGCCCCGgcggctccccctcctcctccggcgccgccgcctcggccatCACCATGGCCGTCGAGGTCaacaccgccggcgccgtctcctTCTCGCTCGCCCTCAAGCCTTCGCTGGGCGACTTCGCCGTGCGCAAGCGGttcgactccgccgccgccggaggcggaggtggctcAGGTTCTTCGGCTTCGGCGGCGTCGGAGGTGACGATGAGGAGCGCCATCccggtgcgcggcggcgcggcggcggtgagcgtcAGGTGGGGCGTGAGGATTCCCGCCGAGGTGAccgccggcggggaggagggcgcggcggcgctggcgctgcGGAGGCTGCCGTTCTTGGTTCTTGGCAAGGTAACGGTCGAGaggcggccaccgccaccgccggcgagcaccgccgaggagacgacgacgacgacggtggagaagacgaggagggagaacgagaGGCTGACGAGGGAGCTGGACGAGCTCCGGGCAGCGGCAACGGAGAAGACGGAGAGGAAGATGACCTCGGCTGCCGCTGGTCGCCGGAGCAGCGGGTGGAGgtcgccggagatggccggAGATCGGAAGACCGTTGATTTGGGCCGGTGA